In one Streptomyces sp. NBC_01288 genomic region, the following are encoded:
- a CDS encoding M23 family metallopeptidase, with amino-acid sequence MASNQAAPEAPVVYGGYRPDEGPWEEWNPSAETVAPNRGKHRVAKQRGGGGFARSSTVLGVGVIAAVSAGGMASANTGKPPVSISIPDLPSVGHLLDDSSSSTPKGSATALSSVGVTTTETAKGASDAGELLRNRIMAQAESQQVQVDGKSKAAVEAAVAKQVDDAAAKAEKDAAKKAADAKKAAEAAAKKKAEAAKLAALAKQYTLPVGSYTITGTFGQAGSMWSSGYHTGLDFAAPTGTLIKAIHSGTVTEAGWAGSYGYRTILTLDDGTELWFCHQSSINVSVGQKVSTGEVIGRVGATGNVTGPHLHLEVHINGAATASDPAPWLRSKGLNP; translated from the coding sequence GTGGCGTCCAACCAGGCTGCCCCAGAAGCCCCTGTCGTCTACGGCGGTTACCGCCCCGACGAGGGCCCCTGGGAGGAGTGGAATCCCAGCGCGGAGACCGTTGCTCCCAACCGCGGCAAGCACCGTGTCGCCAAGCAGCGTGGTGGCGGAGGATTCGCCCGCAGCTCCACCGTCCTGGGCGTCGGTGTCATAGCCGCCGTCAGCGCGGGCGGCATGGCCAGCGCCAACACCGGCAAGCCGCCGGTATCGATCTCCATACCCGACCTGCCCTCCGTGGGTCATCTGTTGGACGACTCGTCCAGCAGTACCCCCAAGGGTTCCGCGACCGCGCTCAGCAGCGTCGGCGTGACCACCACCGAGACCGCCAAGGGTGCCTCGGACGCGGGCGAGCTGCTGCGCAACCGGATCATGGCGCAGGCCGAGTCGCAGCAGGTGCAGGTCGACGGCAAGTCGAAGGCCGCCGTCGAGGCCGCCGTCGCCAAGCAGGTCGACGACGCCGCCGCCAAGGCCGAGAAGGACGCCGCGAAGAAGGCCGCCGACGCGAAGAAGGCCGCGGAGGCCGCCGCCAAGAAGAAGGCCGAGGCCGCGAAGCTCGCCGCGCTGGCCAAGCAGTACACGCTGCCGGTCGGCTCGTACACGATCACCGGCACCTTCGGACAGGCCGGCTCGATGTGGTCCTCCGGGTACCACACGGGTCTCGACTTCGCCGCTCCCACCGGCACGCTGATCAAGGCCATCCACAGCGGCACGGTCACCGAGGCGGGCTGGGCCGGGTCGTACGGGTACCGCACGATCCTCACCCTCGACGACGGCACCGAGCTGTGGTTCTGCCACCAGTCCTCGATCAACGTGAGCGTCGGGCAGAAGGTCTCCACCGGTGAGGTCATCGGCCGCGTGGGCGCGACCGGCAACGTGACCGGGCCGCACCTCCACCTGGAGGTGCACATCAACGGCGCCGCCACCGCGAGCGACCCGGCGCCCTGGCTGCGCAGCAAGGGCCTCAACCCCTAA
- a CDS encoding aldo/keto reductase — protein sequence MTSLRKLGRSDLEVFPLSLGGNVFGWTADEATSFAVLDAYAAAGGNFVDTADSYSAFAPGNQGGESETIIGKWVKARGNRSDVVIATKVSQHPDFPGLSAANIKAAADASLRRLDTDHIDLYYTHFDQVEVPVEEIIGALDELVKAGKVRHIAASNITPARLRASLDLSDREGLARYVALQPHYNLVSRDTYEGELSELAAREGLAAVPYFALAAGFLTGKYRPGTTVDSPRAGRAAQYLESERGLNVLTALDEVAQAHDAPVATVALAWLAAQPTVAAPIASARSVEQLPALLGVAELELTEAEITRLTQASA from the coding sequence ATGACTTCTCTTCGCAAGCTGGGCCGGTCCGACCTTGAGGTCTTCCCGCTCTCCCTCGGCGGCAACGTCTTCGGCTGGACCGCCGACGAGGCGACCTCCTTCGCCGTGCTCGACGCCTACGCGGCCGCGGGCGGCAACTTCGTCGACACCGCCGACTCGTACTCGGCGTTCGCGCCGGGCAACCAGGGCGGCGAGTCCGAGACCATCATCGGCAAGTGGGTCAAGGCCCGCGGCAACCGCTCCGACGTCGTCATCGCCACCAAGGTCAGCCAGCACCCCGACTTCCCGGGCCTGAGCGCCGCCAACATCAAGGCCGCCGCGGACGCCTCCCTGCGCCGCCTCGACACCGACCACATCGACCTCTACTACACCCACTTCGACCAGGTCGAGGTGCCGGTCGAGGAGATCATCGGCGCGCTCGACGAGCTGGTGAAGGCGGGAAAGGTGCGGCACATCGCCGCGTCCAACATCACCCCGGCGCGGCTCCGGGCCTCCCTCGACCTCTCCGACCGCGAGGGCCTCGCCCGCTATGTCGCCCTCCAGCCGCACTACAACCTGGTCTCGCGCGACACCTACGAGGGTGAGCTGAGCGAGCTCGCCGCGCGGGAGGGCCTGGCCGCGGTCCCGTACTTCGCGCTGGCCGCCGGCTTCCTCACCGGCAAGTACCGCCCCGGTACGACGGTCGACAGCCCGCGGGCCGGGCGCGCGGCCCAGTACCTCGAATCGGAGCGCGGCCTGAACGTCCTCACCGCCCTCGACGAGGTCGCCCAGGCCCACGACGCCCCGGTCGCCACGGTGGCCCTCGCCTGGCTCGCGGCCCAGCCCACGGTCGCGGCCCCGATCGCGTCGGCCCGGTCGGTGGAGCAGCTCCCCGCACTGCTGGGCGTGGCCGAACTGGAGCTGACGGAGGCGGAGATCACCCGCCTCACGCAGGCGTCGGCGTAA
- a CDS encoding PrsW family intramembrane metalloprotease — MATFPPYPPHPGHPAGGVAGHGPRVRWWQRKWVRYGALIALLTLSGLVILALVRQQTGTEGFLVGLGLAVLPVPLLLAAFRWLDRVDPGPWRNLLFSFAWGACAAALIAIVANSFATRWIATTTADPTSADTLGATVIAPIVEESAKAAAVLLVFLFRRRDFTGIVDGVVIAGVTATGFAFTENILYLGTAFGTDQLTGDRGFTSVTAATFFVRIVMSPFAHPLFTVLTGIGFGIAALSPDRQHVRRVLLPLTGLLLAMGMHAIWNGSSTFGQYGFFEVYGVFMVPMFGLLTWLAVWTRQRELRTVREELPAYVYAGWLIPAEPFVLGSMKARRLAREYARHHLGRQAARSVARYEAHATSLAFLRHRAARGRAGADFVVRERELLHELWLRREVARPALDYAARRTAPPVPVVVPPWPPVYGSYGSPLYNPYRS, encoded by the coding sequence GTGGCCACGTTTCCGCCGTACCCCCCGCACCCCGGCCACCCCGCCGGTGGTGTGGCCGGGCACGGGCCGCGGGTGCGCTGGTGGCAGCGGAAGTGGGTCCGTTACGGCGCGTTGATCGCCCTGCTGACGCTCTCCGGGCTCGTCATCCTCGCGCTGGTCCGCCAACAGACCGGCACGGAAGGGTTCTTGGTCGGGCTCGGGCTCGCCGTACTACCCGTCCCCCTCCTCCTCGCCGCCTTCCGCTGGCTGGACCGCGTCGACCCCGGCCCCTGGCGCAACCTGCTCTTCTCCTTCGCGTGGGGCGCCTGCGCCGCGGCCCTCATAGCCATCGTCGCCAACAGCTTCGCGACGAGATGGATAGCGACCACGACCGCCGATCCGACCAGCGCGGACACCCTCGGCGCGACCGTCATAGCCCCGATCGTCGAGGAGTCGGCGAAGGCGGCGGCCGTACTCCTCGTCTTCCTGTTCCGCAGACGGGACTTCACCGGGATCGTCGACGGGGTGGTGATAGCCGGGGTCACCGCCACCGGCTTCGCGTTCACCGAGAACATCCTCTACCTCGGCACCGCCTTCGGCACCGACCAGCTCACCGGCGACCGCGGCTTCACCTCCGTCACCGCGGCGACCTTCTTCGTGCGCATCGTCATGTCCCCCTTCGCGCACCCCCTGTTCACCGTCCTCACCGGCATCGGCTTCGGCATCGCCGCCCTCTCCCCCGACCGGCAGCACGTCCGCCGCGTCCTGCTGCCGCTGACCGGCCTGCTCCTCGCGATGGGCATGCACGCGATCTGGAACGGCTCCTCCACCTTCGGCCAGTACGGCTTCTTCGAGGTCTACGGCGTCTTCATGGTCCCCATGTTCGGCCTGCTGACCTGGCTGGCGGTCTGGACCCGGCAGCGCGAACTGCGCACCGTGCGCGAGGAGTTGCCCGCCTACGTCTACGCGGGCTGGCTGATCCCGGCCGAACCGTTCGTGCTCGGCTCGATGAAGGCACGGCGCTTGGCCCGCGAGTACGCCCGCCACCACCTCGGCAGGCAGGCGGCTCGCTCGGTCGCCCGGTACGAGGCCCACGCGACCTCTCTGGCGTTCCTGCGGCACCGGGCCGCGCGGGGTCGCGCCGGCGCCGATTTCGTCGTACGGGAAAGGGAGCTGCTGCACGAGCTGTGGCTGCGCCGGGAGGTGGCGCGGCCCGCGCTGGACTACGCGGCGCGCCGGACGGCGCCACCGGTACCGGTGGTGGTGCCGCCGTGGCCGCCGGTGTACGGGTCGTACGGGTCTCCCCTGTACAACCCGTACCGGTCATAG
- the trmB gene encoding tRNA (guanosine(46)-N7)-methyltransferase TrmB yields the protein MSDSPNTPAEPAQRIRPKGEPRFPDGPTPDPAGSHFERRIRSFQPRRSRVTAGQADSLERLWPKWGLDIDGQRTLDLPELFGNDNPVVLEIGFGMGEATAQMAADAPATNILAADVHTPGQGNLLRLADHHGLSNIRVANGDAIILLREMLVPDALDGLRVYFPDPWPKKRHHKRRLIQPEFLTLAATRLKPGATVHCATDWEPYAEQMLEVLDAHPDFENSQPEGGFAPRPEFRPLTRFEGQGLDKGHVVNDLLFRRVPHDDQH from the coding sequence GTGTCTGACTCCCCCAACACCCCCGCCGAGCCCGCGCAGCGAATCCGGCCCAAGGGCGAACCCCGTTTCCCCGACGGGCCGACGCCCGACCCCGCCGGCTCCCACTTCGAACGCCGCATCCGAAGCTTCCAACCCCGCAGAAGCCGGGTGACAGCCGGCCAGGCAGACTCCCTGGAACGCCTGTGGCCCAAGTGGGGCCTGGACATCGACGGCCAACGAACCCTCGATCTCCCCGAGCTGTTCGGGAACGACAACCCCGTCGTCCTGGAGATCGGCTTCGGCATGGGTGAGGCCACCGCCCAGATGGCCGCCGACGCCCCCGCGACGAACATCCTCGCCGCCGACGTGCACACCCCGGGCCAGGGCAACCTCCTCCGCCTCGCCGACCACCACGGCCTGTCCAACATCCGCGTCGCCAACGGGGACGCGATCATCCTGCTCCGCGAGATGCTCGTCCCGGACGCGCTCGACGGCCTGCGCGTGTACTTCCCGGACCCCTGGCCCAAGAAGCGGCACCACAAGCGGCGCCTGATCCAGCCGGAGTTCCTCACCCTCGCCGCGACCCGCCTCAAGCCAGGGGCGACCGTGCACTGCGCGACGGACTGGGAGCCGTACGCGGAGCAGATGCTCGAAGTGCTCGACGCGCACCCGGACTTCGAGAACAGCCAACCTGAGGGCGGTTTTGCGCCCCGTCCGGAGTTCCGGCCGCTGACCCGTTTCGAGGGCCAGGGACTGGACAAGGGACATGTCGTGAACGATCTGCTCTTCCGTCGCGTACCCCACGACGACCAGCACTGA
- the lhgO gene encoding L-2-hydroxyglutarate oxidase — translation MHYRSREVVHVRAGVGFDCDVLVVGGGIVGLSTAYAITRAAPGTRVTVLEKEAGPARHQTGRNSGVIHSGIYYRPGSLKARYAVGGAAEMVKFCAEYGVSHAVTGKLIVATERAELPRLHALVQRGRENGIAVRELGGAQIAEYEPEVRGLAAIQVATTGICDYTEVARRLAEASGAEIRYGARVAHIDRRPERGVAVRTVTATGGDVVRARVLVNCAGLHCDEVARLTGDDPEMRIVPFRGEYYTLTRPELVRGLVYPVPDPAFPFLGVHLTRGIDGSVHLGPNAVPALAREGYDWGVVSPREVAATATWPGTWHMARQHWRYGAGELRRSISKTAFTAAVQRLLPAVTPDDLVPSAAGVRAQAVLRDGTLVDDFLIKEGPRAVHVLNAPSPAATASLPIGREVARRALAALHRELQHR, via the coding sequence GTGCACTATCGAAGCCGGGAGGTGGTGCACGTGCGGGCTGGGGTCGGGTTCGACTGTGACGTGCTCGTGGTCGGTGGCGGGATTGTCGGGCTGTCTACGGCGTATGCGATCACGCGTGCCGCGCCGGGTACGCGCGTCACCGTGCTGGAGAAGGAGGCCGGGCCCGCCCGGCACCAGACAGGGCGCAACAGCGGAGTCATCCACAGCGGGATCTACTACCGGCCGGGGTCGCTCAAGGCGCGATATGCGGTGGGTGGGGCTGCCGAGATGGTCAAGTTCTGTGCGGAGTACGGGGTTTCGCATGCCGTCACCGGGAAGTTGATCGTCGCCACGGAGCGCGCCGAGCTGCCTCGCCTGCACGCGCTCGTGCAGCGCGGGCGGGAGAACGGCATTGCGGTCCGGGAGCTGGGCGGCGCCCAGATCGCGGAGTACGAACCCGAGGTGCGCGGCCTCGCGGCCATACAGGTCGCGACGACCGGCATCTGCGACTACACCGAGGTCGCCCGCCGCCTCGCCGAGGCCTCCGGCGCGGAGATCCGCTACGGCGCGCGCGTGGCCCACATCGACCGGCGCCCGGAGCGCGGGGTCGCCGTCCGTACGGTGACCGCGACCGGCGGTGACGTCGTCCGCGCCCGCGTCCTGGTCAACTGCGCCGGCCTGCACTGCGACGAGGTGGCCCGTCTCACCGGCGACGACCCGGAGATGCGGATCGTGCCGTTCCGCGGCGAGTACTACACGCTCACCCGCCCCGAACTGGTCCGGGGCCTGGTCTACCCGGTCCCCGACCCGGCGTTCCCGTTCCTCGGCGTCCACCTCACGCGCGGCATCGACGGCAGCGTCCACCTCGGCCCGAACGCGGTCCCGGCCCTGGCCCGCGAGGGCTACGACTGGGGCGTCGTAAGCCCCCGGGAAGTCGCCGCGACAGCAACCTGGCCCGGCACCTGGCACATGGCCCGACAGCACTGGCGCTACGGGGCGGGCGAGCTACGCCGGTCCATCTCCAAGACCGCGTTCACGGCAGCCGTGCAACGCCTCCTCCCGGCGGTGACCCCGGACGACCTGGTCCCATCGGCGGCGGGCGTACGGGCGCAGGCGGTCCTGCGGGACGGCACCCTCGTAGACGACTTCCTGATCAAGGAGGGACCGCGGGCGGTACACGTCCTCAACGCCCCAAGCCCGGCGGCCACCGCCTCCCTACCCATCGGCAGAGAGGTAGCCCGCAGGGCCCTAGCTGCACTGCACCGGGAACTACAGCACCGCTAA
- a CDS encoding asparagine synthase-related protein, with the protein MRWLVGWSSTAAGAATIGSAGATGLDGETVHPVGSQLLWGDPDPLWAVGDWRPDEVRVVKVDAETRIAVLGTCGASDEELRLSLFSARGGALRHLTAWSGSYTAVVKVGRRTMVCGDLAGAKPVFFTPWAGGTAYSTAALPLADLIEANLDFGHLAALLAAPDVPAALHDSTPYEGVRRIPPGHALVLRAGAREIAGYEPVASLAVAAAAVDPDSAVDAVRDALVDAVRARLSAPRHVPDIDPGPVPGMGPAERRAARGMPVPGIGADLSGGPASGTLALLAAGLPGAPGTVLGHGTGAGERLLAVTFNDLAVPGRESEVERAGTLAANPRLHHVVVTGAEDVLPYAELDGPLTDEPGPSLIVAARHRARLAAGSADHFTGYGARQVLDAHPARLADLLMDRKRRHLVRPVAALAKADGSVMVPGRVYGAARRLARTPYGAGLEVLADRLMNQRFDEPGGAVGASLAALTWARPGPAARWLTGEALAEVSVRLQSAPSRQGSGPGQRPGDFRARAALARHANDLRVLEQAAEIRSQRLHTPFLDNQVVRACRSLPEALRVQPGARAAILRTVLEGAGVGDLPPGWGAPSHASAAAAARKGLRVAADSLMDLFATPLLAQAGLVEARVVRKALRAAAQGEPLPLDGLADLVSLELWLGRLLARRGTCWTGTPARARAVPEGIRPQRGALASGG; encoded by the coding sequence ATGCGGTGGTTGGTGGGATGGAGCAGTACCGCCGCTGGAGCCGCCACGATCGGTTCCGCGGGGGCGACCGGCCTCGACGGTGAGACGGTGCACCCGGTCGGGTCCCAACTCCTTTGGGGCGACCCGGATCCGCTGTGGGCGGTCGGCGACTGGCGACCCGACGAAGTACGGGTCGTGAAGGTCGACGCCGAGACGCGTATCGCGGTCCTCGGTACGTGCGGCGCCTCCGACGAGGAGCTGCGCCTCAGCCTGTTCTCCGCGCGCGGAGGGGCACTTCGGCATCTGACGGCCTGGTCGGGCAGTTACACGGCGGTCGTCAAGGTCGGCCGCCGCACCATGGTCTGCGGTGATCTCGCGGGCGCCAAGCCGGTGTTCTTCACCCCCTGGGCCGGCGGTACGGCGTACTCCACGGCCGCGCTCCCGCTCGCCGACCTCATCGAGGCCAACCTCGACTTCGGTCACCTCGCCGCGCTGCTCGCCGCCCCGGACGTCCCGGCCGCGCTGCACGACTCGACGCCGTACGAGGGCGTACGGCGCATTCCGCCGGGGCATGCGCTGGTGTTGCGCGCCGGGGCGCGTGAGATCGCCGGGTACGAGCCGGTCGCCTCCCTCGCGGTCGCGGCGGCGGCCGTGGACCCGGACAGCGCGGTGGACGCCGTACGGGACGCGCTCGTTGATGCGGTGCGTGCGCGCCTCTCCGCTCCCCGCCACGTGCCCGACATAGACCCGGGACCCGTCCCCGGCATGGGGCCCGCCGAACGGCGTGCCGCGCGCGGGATGCCCGTCCCCGGGATCGGGGCCGACCTCTCCGGGGGGCCCGCCTCCGGGACGCTGGCCCTGCTCGCCGCCGGGCTGCCGGGGGCGCCGGGCACGGTCCTCGGGCACGGCACCGGCGCGGGCGAACGGCTCCTGGCCGTCACGTTCAACGATCTCGCCGTCCCCGGACGCGAGTCCGAGGTGGAGCGCGCGGGCACCCTCGCGGCCAACCCGCGCCTGCACCACGTGGTGGTCACCGGCGCCGAGGACGTCCTCCCGTACGCCGAACTCGACGGCCCCCTCACCGACGAACCCGGCCCCTCCCTGATCGTCGCCGCCCGCCACCGCGCCCGGCTCGCCGCGGGCAGCGCCGACCACTTCACCGGCTACGGCGCCCGCCAGGTCCTGGACGCCCACCCGGCCCGCCTCGCCGACCTCCTGATGGACCGCAAACGGCGTCATCTGGTGCGCCCGGTGGCCGCGTTGGCGAAGGCGGACGGCTCGGTGATGGTCCCGGGGCGCGTCTACGGCGCGGCCCGCCGCCTCGCCCGCACGCCCTACGGCGCGGGACTCGAAGTCCTCGCCGACCGGTTGATGAACCAGCGCTTCGACGAGCCCGGCGGCGCGGTCGGTGCCTCCCTCGCCGCGCTCACCTGGGCCAGACCGGGCCCCGCAGCGCGCTGGCTGACCGGCGAGGCCCTGGCTGAAGTATCGGTTCGCCTCCAGAGCGCGCCCAGCCGCCAGGGCAGCGGCCCCGGCCAGCGCCCCGGCGACTTCCGCGCGCGAGCGGCCCTGGCCCGCCACGCCAACGACCTCCGCGTCCTGGAACAGGCAGCCGAGATCCGCTCCCAGCGCCTGCACACCCCCTTCCTCGACAACCAGGTGGTCCGCGCCTGCCGCTCCCTCCCCGAAGCCCTACGGGTCCAGCCGGGCGCCCGCGCGGCCATCCTGCGCACGGTCCTGGAGGGCGCCGGCGTGGGCGACCTCCCACCCGGCTGGGGCGCCCCCTCCCACGCGTCGGCGGCGGCCGCGGCCCGCAAGGGTCTACGGGTCGCGGCGGACTCCCTGATGGACCTGTTCGCCACGCCGCTGCTCGCGCAGGCGGGCCTGGTGGAGGCACGCGTCGTCCGCAAGGCGCTCCGCGCGGCGGCCCAGGGCGAGCCACTGCCCCTGGACGGCCTCGCGGACCTGGTCTCCCTGGAACTGTGGCTGGGCCGGCTGCTGGCCCGCCGGGGCACCTGCTGGACGGGCACACCGGCACGCGCGCGTGCCGTACCGGAGGGGATCCGTCCGCAACGGGGGGCGTTGGCCTCCGGCGGGTGA
- a CDS encoding BTAD domain-containing putative transcriptional regulator encodes MRYKILGNTRAEDEHGTGVPLGGARIRALLAALALHPGRIVPSGTLIDEVWAEEPPQDAPAALQALVGRLRRTLGKEAIASDPGGYRLAATRDDVDLFVFEHLTRRGTAALDRGDATAAARDLADALALWRGPALADLPDRSAAARPDALRQEATRARAEADLLLGRAADVVPELRELTTAHPYDEPLHALLIRALRDSGRGADALAAYEAARRALAEGLGTDPGPELRALHGELLTSTAPASTTPPAPGPPERNGNLRPRLTSFVGREPEIAAIRSDMHRARLVTLTGPGGSGKTRLAEEAAAGLPQAWLVELARLDRPEAVPGAVVSALGLRETALLTTELMTTQDDPVALLVEYCASRGRLLILDNCEHVIDAVADLAETLLTRCPGLTILATSREPLGVPGESVRPVEPLVPDQAHRLFTERATAVRPDAEAVLQDTEAVAEICRRLDGLPLAIELAAARLRLLTPRQIADRLDDRFRLLTSGSRTVLPRQQTLRAVVDWSWDLLDEAERTVLREVSVFAGGWDLAAAEAVCTGPAAHLIGSLVDKSLIVATPGDTDGGMRYRMLETIHEYAVERAAETPDLRAAAERRHRAWVSALVEEAEPLLRSGDQLPWIARLETELDNIRAALARSVAARDEAEAGALVIAVGWFWWLRNYRTEGAEWVIRVLALTSPAGSALDPYEAYVADPEADARHPLHTRRMDLRLLNLFLRAESELLGRTEDGLRDECMWQYMRLIQDHFSAGGPQSARMPGLIWPLTAYFLTESMDIRPAMEAAVVNARAHGGDWENAVMLMFRTHLLVDSPGGMAGIDEDLKALKVLCRRVGDRWVRAQVSSAVGEAAMVRGRFEEARTEYEEALALAYEVGANTETPFLIARLAELAFRAGDRDSALAGLDRATEESDRHGVADARTFVLMLRAHIALEDGDVARARELSDLATTESQKGTPPPQFKAGLNAVAALVTAAESGPERGLELMTATLREAVEQRCADALIAMLVDQTALLLADLGELPRAVRLLAAGDHWRGGHPRPMPERARVEHTEAVARTDLSAERYAAERARGETLTMDEILAELPAPP; translated from the coding sequence GTGCGGTACAAAATCCTGGGCAACACCCGGGCGGAAGACGAACACGGCACCGGCGTACCCCTCGGCGGTGCGCGCATCCGTGCCCTGCTCGCCGCGCTGGCCCTGCACCCGGGCCGGATCGTCCCCTCCGGCACCCTGATCGACGAGGTGTGGGCGGAGGAACCTCCCCAGGACGCCCCGGCCGCCCTCCAGGCCCTGGTCGGCCGCCTCCGCCGCACCCTCGGTAAAGAAGCGATCGCCTCCGACCCCGGCGGCTACCGCCTCGCGGCCACCCGGGACGACGTGGACCTGTTCGTCTTCGAACACCTCACCCGCCGGGGTACGGCCGCCCTCGACCGCGGCGACGCGACCGCCGCCGCCCGCGACCTCGCCGACGCGCTCGCCCTGTGGCGCGGCCCCGCGCTCGCCGACCTCCCGGACCGGTCCGCCGCCGCCCGCCCCGACGCGCTGCGCCAGGAGGCCACCCGCGCGCGGGCCGAGGCCGACCTGCTGCTCGGCCGCGCCGCCGACGTCGTACCGGAACTGAGGGAACTGACCACCGCGCATCCCTACGACGAACCCCTGCACGCCCTCCTCATCCGCGCCCTGCGCGACTCGGGCCGAGGAGCCGACGCCCTCGCCGCGTACGAGGCCGCCCGGCGCGCACTCGCCGAAGGGCTCGGCACCGACCCGGGTCCGGAACTCCGCGCCCTGCACGGGGAGTTGCTCACGTCGACGGCACCCGCGAGTACGACGCCCCCGGCACCGGGGCCGCCCGAGCGCAACGGCAACCTGCGTCCTCGGCTTACCTCTTTCGTGGGCCGGGAACCCGAGATCGCCGCCATCCGTTCCGATATGCACAGGGCCCGCCTGGTCACGCTCACCGGACCGGGCGGCTCCGGAAAGACCCGTCTCGCCGAGGAAGCCGCCGCCGGGCTCCCGCAGGCGTGGCTCGTCGAGCTGGCCCGGCTCGACCGGCCGGAGGCGGTGCCGGGCGCGGTGGTCAGTGCCCTCGGTCTGCGCGAGACCGCCCTGTTGACCACCGAGTTGATGACCACGCAGGACGACCCGGTCGCCCTGCTGGTGGAGTACTGCGCCTCGCGCGGCCGACTCCTGATCCTTGACAACTGCGAACATGTCATCGACGCGGTGGCCGACCTCGCCGAGACCCTCCTGACCCGCTGCCCGGGGCTCACGATCCTCGCCACCAGCCGTGAACCCCTCGGCGTCCCCGGCGAGTCCGTGCGCCCGGTCGAACCCCTCGTCCCCGACCAGGCACACCGCCTCTTCACCGAGCGCGCCACCGCCGTCCGCCCCGACGCGGAGGCCGTGCTCCAGGACACGGAGGCCGTCGCGGAGATCTGCCGCCGCCTCGACGGCCTGCCCCTGGCCATCGAACTGGCCGCCGCCCGGCTCCGGTTGCTCACCCCGCGCCAGATCGCCGACCGCCTCGACGACCGCTTCCGCCTCCTCACCTCCGGCAGCCGCACGGTCCTGCCCCGCCAGCAGACCCTCCGTGCCGTCGTCGACTGGTCCTGGGACCTGCTCGACGAGGCGGAGCGGACGGTGCTGCGCGAGGTCTCCGTGTTCGCCGGCGGCTGGGACCTCGCGGCGGCCGAGGCCGTGTGCACCGGCCCCGCGGCCCACCTCATCGGCTCCCTGGTCGACAAGTCCCTGATCGTGGCCACCCCGGGGGACACGGACGGCGGCATGCGCTACCGCATGCTGGAGACCATCCACGAGTACGCCGTCGAGCGCGCCGCCGAGACCCCCGACCTGCGCGCCGCCGCCGAGCGCAGGCACCGCGCGTGGGTCAGCGCCCTCGTCGAGGAGGCCGAGCCGCTCCTCCGCTCGGGCGACCAACTCCCGTGGATAGCCCGCCTGGAGACCGAGCTGGACAACATCCGCGCGGCCCTCGCCCGCTCCGTCGCCGCGCGCGACGAGGCGGAGGCCGGTGCCCTGGTCATCGCCGTCGGCTGGTTCTGGTGGCTGCGCAACTACCGCACCGAGGGCGCGGAATGGGTGATCCGCGTCCTCGCCCTGACCTCGCCGGCCGGTTCCGCCCTGGACCCGTACGAGGCCTACGTCGCCGACCCGGAGGCGGACGCCCGGCACCCCCTGCACACGCGACGGATGGACCTCCGGCTGCTGAACCTCTTCCTCAGGGCCGAGTCCGAGCTCCTGGGACGGACGGAGGACGGCCTGCGGGACGAGTGCATGTGGCAGTACATGCGGCTGATCCAGGACCACTTCTCCGCCGGTGGCCCGCAGTCGGCCCGTATGCCGGGGCTCATCTGGCCGCTCACCGCCTACTTCCTCACCGAGTCGATGGACATCCGGCCCGCCATGGAGGCGGCGGTCGTCAACGCCCGTGCCCACGGCGGTGACTGGGAGAACGCCGTGATGCTGATGTTCCGCACGCACCTCCTCGTCGACTCACCGGGCGGCATGGCGGGCATCGACGAGGACCTGAAGGCGCTGAAGGTGCTCTGCCGACGCGTCGGCGACCGCTGGGTGCGCGCCCAGGTGTCCAGCGCGGTAGGCGAGGCCGCCATGGTCCGCGGCCGCTTCGAGGAGGCGCGGACGGAGTACGAGGAGGCCCTGGCGCTCGCCTACGAGGTCGGCGCCAACACCGAGACCCCGTTCCTCATCGCCCGCCTCGCCGAACTCGCCTTCCGCGCCGGCGACCGCGACAGCGCCCTCGCGGGCCTGGACCGGGCGACCGAGGAGTCCGACCGGCACGGTGTGGCGGACGCCCGCACCTTCGTCCTGATGCTGCGCGCGCACATCGCCCTGGAGGACGGAGACGTCGCCCGCGCGCGGGAGTTGAGCGACCTGGCCACGACGGAGAGCCAGAAGGGCACACCCCCACCGCAGTTCAAGGCCGGCCTGAACGCGGTCGCCGCCCTGGTCACCGCCGCCGAGTCCGGCCCGGAACGCGGCCTTGAGCTGATGACCGCCACCCTGCGCGAGGCCGTAGAACAGCGCTGCGCCGACGCGTTGATCGCGATGCTGGTGGACCAGACGGCCCTGCTCCTCGCCGACCTCGGCGAACTCCCGCGCGCGGTACGGCTGTTGGCCGCGGGCGACCACTGGCGCGGCGGCCACCCGCGCCCCATGCCGGAGCGCGCCCGCGTCGAGCACACCGAGGCCGTCGCCCGCACCGACCTGAGCGCCGAGCGCTACGCCGCCGAACGCGCCCGCGGCGAGACCCTCACCATGGACGAGATCCTGGCGGAGCTGCCCGCCCCGCCGTGA